From the genome of Eucalyptus grandis isolate ANBG69807.140 chromosome 2, ASM1654582v1, whole genome shotgun sequence, one region includes:
- the LOC104432278 gene encoding epoxide hydrolase A, which produces MEGIEHRTLSVNGITMHVAEKGRGPAVLLLHGFPELWYTWRRQIHALAAQGYRAVAPDLRGYGDTEAPAEVERYTCHHAVGDVVALMDELGLGEAAHVVGHDWGALVGWYLCMFRPERVRSYVCLTVPFRPRNPAAKPVESLRAHFGDDYYICRFQEPGDIESDIERLGVRNVLRKILTERKPGPPMWPKGQDFSCRPGKPMALPSWLSEEDLDYYTSKFEKRGFTGGLNYYRALDLNWELTAPWTDARVRVPVKFVVGDLDITYTTPGVKEFVHGGGFKKHVPLLEDVVVIEGASHFINQERPEEVNSHIHNFIKKF; this is translated from the exons ATGGAAGGGATCGAGCACAGGACCCTTTCCGTCAACGGCATCACCATGCACGTCGCGGAGAAGGGCCGCGGACccgccgtcctcctcctccacgGCTTCCCGGAGCTCTGGTACACGTGGCGCCGCCAGATCCACGCGCTGGCCGCGCAGGGGTACCGGGCCGTGGCCCCGGACCTCCGCGGGTACGGCGACACCGAGGCCCCCGCCGAGGTGGAGCGCTACACGTGCCACCACGCGGTGGGGGACGTGGTGGCGCTGATGGACGAGCTCGGGTTGGGGGAGGCGGCGCACGTGGTGGGGCACGACTGGGGGGCGCTCGTCGGGTGGTACCTCTGCATGTTCAGGCCGGAGCGGGTGAGGTCGTACGTGTGCCTGACGGTGCCGTTCCGGCCGAGGAATCCGGCGGCGAAGCCCGTCGAGTCCTTGCGGGCTCACTTCGGCGATGACTACTACATCTGCAGATTCCAG GAACCTGGAGACATTGAATCCGACATTGAACGCCTCGGCGTGAGGAACGTGCTCAGGAAGATCCTCACGGAGCGCAAGCCCGGTCCGCCCATGTGGCCTAAAGGACAAGACTTCAGCTGCCGTCCCGGCAAGCCGATGGCTCTACCTTCTTGGCTCTCGGAGGAAGACCTTGATTATTACACCAGCAAGTTCGAGAAGCGGGGTTTCACTGGAGGCCTCAACTACTACCGCGCCCTGGATCT GAACTGGGAGCTAACGGCGCCATGGACCGACGCGCGAGTGAGAGTGCCGGTTAAGTTCGTAGTTGGGGACCTGGACATTACGTACACGACTCCTGGAGTGAAGGAGTTCGTGCACGGCGGCGGGTTCAAGAAGCACGTGCCTCTCCTGGAAGACGTCGTGGTGATAGAAGGCGCCAGCCACTTCATCAACCAAGAGAGGCCGGAGGAAGTCAATTCTCAcatccacaacttcatcaaGAAGTTCTGA
- the LOC104435109 gene encoding pectinesterase inhibitor-like has translation MISPTSLLLLLLTLLAPWPTQVQPTTATDVSGMITQVCDHTLNKRLCRSVLETGGEASDLPGLARIALRAALAKASAISNRITDLARAARTDPFVRQCLADCSDDYQDAMDQIEDSLSALDSRGYDDMSAWVGAAMNDADSCEEGFKSKMGYRSPLTDMNAAFHDICTIALAVNNLLIET, from the coding sequence ATGATTAGTCCCacctctcttctcctcctcctcctgacCCTGCTAGCGCCCTGGCCAACTCAGGTGCAGCCGACCACCGCCACCGACGTCTCCGGCATGATCACTCAGGTCTGCGACCACACCCTGAACAAGAGGCTGTGCCGGTCGGTCCTGGAGACGGGCGGCGAGGCCAGCGACCTCCCGGGCCTCGCCAGGATCGCCCTGAGGGCCGCGCTGGCGAAAGCCAGCGCCATCTCCAACCGCATCACCGACCTCGCCCGCGCAGCCCGCACCGACCCCTTCGTGCGGCAGTGCCTGGCGGACTGCTCCGACGACTACCAGGACGCCATGGACCAGATCGAGGACTCCCTGTCGGCGCTCGACTCCCGGGGCTACGACGACATGAGCGCGTGGGTCGGGGCGGCGATGAACGACGCCGACTCGTGCGAGGAAGGGTTCAAGTCGAAGATGGGGTACCGCTCGCCGCTCACCGATATGAACGCCGCGTTCCACGACATATGCACCATCGCGCTCGCCGTGAACAACCTGCTAATCGAGACGTGA
- the LOC104432279 gene encoding 60S ribosomal protein L18-2 codes for MGIDLVAGGKSKKTKRTAPKSDDIYLKLLVKLYRFLVRRTGSKFNAVILKRLFMSKVNKAPLSLSRLIRYTQGKEDKIAVVVGTVTDDIRVYDVPALKVTALRFTETVRARIEKAGGECLTFDQLALRAPLGQNTILLRGPKNAREAVKHFGPAPGVPHSHTKPYVRSKGRKFERARGRRNSRGFRV; via the exons GGTATCGATTTAGTCGCGGGAGGCAAGAGCAAGAAGACCAAGCGCACGGCGCCGAAGTCCGACGATATCTACCTCAAGCTTCTCGTCAAG CTGTACCGGTTCCTTGTTCGGAGGACTGGAAGCAAGTTCAATGCGGTGATTTTGAAGCGCTTGTTCATGAGCAAAGTGAACAAGGCCCCGCTTTCCCTATCGAGGCTCATCCGGTACACGCAAGGAAAG GAGGATAAAATTGCTGTTGTTGTGGGCACTGTGACTGATGACATCAGGGTCTATGATGTGCCGGCTTTGAAGGTCACCGCTCTTAGGTTTACAGAGACTGTGAGAGCCAGGATTGAGAAAGCAGGTGGTGAATGCTTGACATTTGATCAGCTTGCTCTCCGGGCTCCCCTTGGACAGAACACG ATTCTTCTCAGGGGTCCAAAGAATGCTCGGGAAGCAGTGAAGCACTTCGGCCCTGCTCCTGGTGTGCCTCACAGCCACACAAAACCATATGTGCGGTCTAAGGGAAGAAAGTTTGAGagggctagaggaaggaggaacaGCAGGGGGTTCAGAGTTTAA